The Fragaria vesca subsp. vesca linkage group LG2, FraVesHawaii_1.0, whole genome shotgun sequence genome includes a window with the following:
- the LOC101314059 gene encoding uncharacterized protein LOC101314059 produces MAALTRFVSRLTDKCRPFFKLLKNQHCKLINWGPEQDEAFRKIKEYRASVPMLSKPIPREMLYLYLATSDTVVSSALIRKDDVIELLVYYVGKGFTLVLQKPEASGRLAKWVIELGEFDMPRVAIKGQAAAYFISELTPMKNNEVHSEIEHEVSGTFEAKEPHLSSYQALAKALLSRFESAMVTQIPRKENSNADALARLATGTRQKGRKKVKVEILDRPSISKTISEIFAITVGPREPTWMDPIIEFIKEGVRPKNRRQARKLQSRCARYTDKR; encoded by the exons ATGGCAGCCCTAACTAGGTTTGTCTCTAGACTCACGGACAAGTGCAGACCATTCTTTAAGTTGCTGAAGAATCAGCATTGCAAGCTAATCAACTGGGGGCCCGAGCAAGATGAGGCTTTTAGGAAAATCAAGGAGTATCGGGCATCGGTGCCTATGTTGTCAAAGCCGATACCCAGAGAAATGCTATACCTCTACTTGGCAACGTCTGATACAGTAGTGAGCTCGGCCCTGATCAGGAAAGATGATGTCATCGAGCTCCTGGTGTACTATGTAGGCAAAGGTTTCACCTTG GTCTTGCAGAAGCCGGAAGCAAGCGGGAGACTGGCCAAATGGGTGATAGAGTTGGGTGAGTTCGACATGCCGAGAGTAGCCATCAAAGGGCAAGCAGCCGCATATTTCATCTCGGAGCTAACCCCTATGAAGAACAACGAGGTGCATTCTGAGATTGAGCATGAG GTCAGCGGGACCTTTGAGGCTAAAGAACCGCATCTAAGCTCCTACCAAGCACTAGCAAAGGCCCTTTTGAGTAGATTCGAATCTGCAATGGTCACTCAAATCCCCAGGAAGGAAAATAGTAATGCTGATGCTTTGGCAAGACTAGCCACCGGTACCCGTCAGAAAGGGCGCAAGAAGGTCAAGGTCGAGATCTTAGATCGACCTAGCATTAGCAAGACGATCTCGGAGATATTCGCCATCACCGTTGGCCCTAGGGAGCCCACATGGATGGACCCAATCATCGAGTTCATTAAGGAAGGAGTCCGCCCGAAGAATAGGCGACAAGCAAGGAAGTTGCAGTCGCGGTGTGCAAGATACACTGACAAACGATAA